The following is a genomic window from Chryseobacterium sp. StRB126.
TTTTGCAGGCGGATGTTTTTGGGGAACAGAGCATTTTTTTCAACAGATTCGTGGAGTGGTAGGAACGGAAGTAGGCTATGCTAACGGGAAAACGCAGAATCCAACCTATGAAGAAGTAGTAAGCCATACAACAGGTTTTGCAGAAACAGTGAAAGTAAAATATGATCCTGAACAAGTGGATTTGAAGTTATTGATTGATCTGTATTTTAAAACCATTGATCCTACAAGCCTTAATCAACAGGGAAATGACAGAGGTGACCAATACAGAACAGGAATTTATTATACGGATAAAGCCGATGAAGCTCTTATAAAAAGTGAAGTTCAGAAGCTTGCTAAAGGATATAGCAAACCGGTTGTGGTAGAAACAATTCCTTTGAAAAATTTCTACAAGGCAGAAGATTATCATCAGGATTATTTAGATAAAAATCCGGGCGGATATTGCCACATTGAACCGGGTCTTTTTGAAATGGCGAAAAAAGCCAACCCACTTCCTAAAGCAACTACCTATCAAAAGCAGGATAAAAAAGTTTTAAAGCAAAAACTAACTGCAGAACAATATAATGTAACGCAGGAAAATGGTACAGAAAGAGCTTTTCAAAATGAATACTGGAATGAAACCCGTGAAGGAATTTATGTAGACATCACCACAGGAGAACCCTTATTTATTTCAACAGATAAATTTGAATCAGGCTGTGGATGGCCAAGTTTTTCAAAACCAATTACAAAAAGTTTGATTGATGAAAAGCTCGACCGTACCCACGGAATGACAAGGGTAGAGGTAAGAAGTAAAATCGGGGATGCTCACTTGGGTCACGTTTTTACGGATGGTCCAGAAGATAAAGGCGGACTTCGTTACTGCATCAACAGTGCTTCTCTGAAGTTTATTCCAAAAGCAGAAATGGAAACAAAAGGATACGGAAAATATCTTCCGTTGTTAGATAAAAAGTAAATTGAAAAGGAGGAGGCTGTCTCAAAAGTGAGGCAGTCTTTTTTATTTGGAATTAATGGTGTAATTGAAA
Proteins encoded in this region:
- the msrB gene encoding peptide-methionine (R)-S-oxide reductase MsrB → MKNILIVLGIILGIAVFAAESGLFKKNKPVETDVKKEKQEIMDNKNVREIYFAGGCFWGTEHFFQQIRGVVGTEVGYANGKTQNPTYEEVVSHTTGFAETVKVKYDPEQVDLKLLIDLYFKTIDPTSLNQQGNDRGDQYRTGIYYTDKADEALIKSEVQKLAKGYSKPVVVETIPLKNFYKAEDYHQDYLDKNPGGYCHIEPGLFEMAKKANPLPKATTYQKQDKKVLKQKLTAEQYNVTQENGTERAFQNEYWNETREGIYVDITTGEPLFISTDKFESGCGWPSFSKPITKSLIDEKLDRTHGMTRVEVRSKIGDAHLGHVFTDGPEDKGGLRYCINSASLKFIPKAEMETKGYGKYLPLLDKK